A single Paraburkholderia sp. FT54 DNA region contains:
- the gshA gene encoding glutamate--cysteine ligase, whose translation MVPHLVTALNGPLLDLERKILDATPAIERWFRLEWQEHTPPFYCSVDLRNAGFKLAPVDTNLFPGAFNNLPQEVLPLAVQAAMASIEKICPDAKNLLVIPERHTRNAFYLENVARLAAIMRQAGLNVRFGTLDENINGPVTIALSDGQKLVLEPLERSQRRLGLKNFDPCSILLNNDLSGGIPPVLENLHEQYLLPPLHAGWAVRRKSTHFSCYDDVAKKFAKMVEIDPWMINPYFAHVEGVDFQERTGEQALTDAIDGVLKKIAKKYREYGISEKPYVVIKSDAGTYGMGVMTVHDASEVAALTKRERAKMATTKDGLEVHDVIVQEGVYTFERIGEEVAEPVVYMIDRYVVGGFYRVHGSRERDQNLNAPGMHFVPLGFEHTALPDAHAKPGAAPPNRFYMYGVVARLGLLAASVELEKTDPEAIQV comes from the coding sequence ATGGTTCCGCACCTAGTTACGGCGTTAAACGGCCCGCTGCTCGATCTTGAGCGGAAGATCCTCGACGCTACTCCCGCTATCGAACGCTGGTTCCGGCTCGAATGGCAGGAGCACACGCCGCCGTTCTACTGCTCCGTCGATTTGCGCAATGCCGGTTTCAAGCTCGCGCCGGTCGACACCAATCTGTTTCCTGGCGCATTCAACAATCTGCCGCAGGAGGTGTTGCCGCTCGCCGTGCAGGCCGCGATGGCCTCGATCGAGAAGATCTGCCCGGACGCGAAAAACCTGCTGGTGATTCCCGAACGCCACACGCGCAACGCGTTTTATCTCGAGAATGTCGCCCGTCTGGCCGCGATCATGCGCCAGGCTGGCTTGAACGTGCGTTTCGGCACGCTCGACGAAAACATCAACGGGCCGGTCACGATCGCGCTCTCCGACGGCCAGAAGCTCGTGCTCGAACCGCTCGAGCGCTCGCAGCGGCGCCTCGGTCTGAAGAATTTCGATCCGTGCTCGATTCTGCTGAATAACGATCTGTCGGGCGGTATCCCGCCCGTGCTCGAAAATCTGCACGAGCAGTATCTGCTGCCGCCGTTGCACGCGGGCTGGGCCGTTCGCCGCAAATCCACGCATTTTTCCTGCTATGACGACGTCGCGAAGAAGTTCGCGAAGATGGTCGAGATCGATCCGTGGATGATCAATCCGTACTTCGCGCACGTTGAAGGCGTCGACTTCCAGGAACGTACTGGCGAACAAGCGCTGACGGACGCGATCGATGGCGTGCTGAAGAAGATCGCCAAGAAGTATCGCGAGTACGGCATTTCCGAAAAACCGTATGTCGTCATCAAGTCGGATGCAGGCACCTATGGCATGGGTGTGATGACCGTGCACGACGCGTCGGAAGTCGCCGCACTCACCAAGCGCGAACGGGCGAAGATGGCTACGACCAAAGACGGCCTCGAAGTGCACGACGTGATCGTGCAGGAAGGCGTGTACACCTTCGAGCGCATCGGCGAAGAAGTGGCCGAGCCGGTCGTCTACATGATCGACCGCTATGTGGTGGGCGGCTTCTACCGCGTGCACGGCAGCCGCGAGCGCGATCAGAATCTGAACGCGCCGGGTATGCACTTCGTGCCGCTCGGCTTCGAGCATACCGCGCTGCCCGACGCGCACGCCAAGCCCGGCGCGGCGCCGCCGAACCGCTTCTATATGTACGGCGTGGTGGCGCGGCTCGGACTGCTGGCTGCATCGGTGGAACTGGAAAAGACCGATCCGGAAGCGATTCAGGTCTAA
- a CDS encoding ammonium transporter: protein MRKLMMSLLMAGSLLAGGIGAAFADDASAPAAASAAAPDTTASAPAPDASAAPAAAAASAPAADASAAPAASAAAAAPAASDAAPAAPTAPFSVDSSKINSGDTAWMLTSTALVLFMTIPGLALFYGGMVRKKSVLAILMQSFAITCLVTIVWIVVGYSIAFTPGGSFIGGFSRVFMAGMTYIKGDKATTLTVSHLAPTIPETVYCVYQMTFAIITPALITGAFADRMKFSAMLVFMTLWSIIVYSPIAHMVWEPTGWLASAGILDFAGGTVVHINAGIAALVCALVLGKRVGYGKEAMAPHNLTLTLIGGAMLWVGWFGFNAGSAVAADGRAGFAMFATQVATAAAALAWMFAEWAAKGKPSVLGIVSGAVAGLVAITPASGFVGTLGALVIGIVAGVVCFWSATWLKHKLGYDDSLDAFGVHCIGGIVGALLTGVFAVKDIGGADGSVILQAKGVLTTLVYSGVVSYILLKIIDMVMGLRVTEEEEREGLDVTLHGEHVE, encoded by the coding sequence ATGCGCAAATTAATGATGTCCTTGCTGATGGCCGGTTCGCTGCTCGCGGGCGGTATCGGCGCCGCCTTCGCGGACGACGCTTCCGCCCCCGCAGCCGCTTCGGCCGCGGCTCCCGATACGACGGCGAGCGCGCCGGCGCCAGACGCTTCGGCCGCACCCGCTGCCGCCGCGGCTTCGGCACCGGCCGCTGATGCGTCCGCCGCACCGGCTGCCAGCGCGGCCGCCGCCGCACCCGCAGCATCGGACGCTGCGCCGGCCGCCCCGACCGCGCCGTTCTCGGTCGATTCGTCGAAGATCAATTCGGGCGACACCGCCTGGATGCTGACCTCCACCGCGCTCGTGCTGTTCATGACGATCCCGGGTCTGGCGCTGTTCTACGGCGGCATGGTCCGCAAGAAGAGCGTGCTCGCGATCCTGATGCAGAGCTTCGCGATCACCTGCCTCGTGACGATCGTCTGGATCGTGGTGGGCTACAGCATTGCCTTCACACCGGGTGGTTCGTTCATCGGCGGTTTCTCGCGCGTCTTCATGGCGGGCATGACCTACATCAAGGGCGACAAGGCCACCACGCTGACCGTCAGCCATCTGGCCCCGACGATCCCGGAAACGGTCTACTGCGTCTATCAGATGACGTTCGCGATCATCACCCCGGCGCTGATCACGGGTGCGTTTGCCGACCGCATGAAGTTCTCGGCGATGCTGGTGTTCATGACGCTGTGGTCGATCATCGTCTACTCGCCGATCGCGCACATGGTCTGGGAACCGACCGGCTGGCTGGCTAGCGCGGGCATCCTCGACTTCGCGGGCGGCACGGTGGTGCACATCAATGCCGGTATCGCGGCGCTGGTCTGCGCGCTGGTGCTCGGCAAGCGTGTCGGCTACGGCAAGGAAGCGATGGCGCCGCACAACCTGACGCTCACGCTGATCGGTGGCGCCATGCTGTGGGTGGGCTGGTTCGGCTTCAACGCGGGTTCGGCAGTGGCGGCTGACGGCCGTGCCGGTTTCGCGATGTTCGCCACGCAAGTGGCCACCGCTGCAGCGGCACTCGCCTGGATGTTCGCTGAATGGGCCGCCAAGGGTAAGCCGTCGGTGCTCGGCATCGTGTCGGGCGCAGTGGCAGGTCTGGTGGCGATCACGCCGGCTTCGGGCTTCGTCGGTACGCTCGGCGCGCTGGTGATCGGTATCGTCGCAGGCGTGGTCTGCTTCTGGTCGGCAACGTGGCTCAAGCACAAGCTCGGTTACGACGACTCGCTCGACGCGTTCGGCGTGCACTGCATTGGCGGTATCGTGGGTGCGCTGCTGACCGGCGTGTTCGCGGTGAAGGACATCGGCGGTGCGGATGGCAGCGTGATCCTGCAAGCCAAGGGCGTGCTGACGACACTGGTCTACAGCGGCGTGGTGAGCTACATCCTGCTGAAGATCATCGACATGGTGATGGGCCTGCGTGTGACCGAAGAAGAGGAACGCGAAGGTCTGGACGTGACGCTGCACGGCGAACACGTCGAATAA
- a CDS encoding P-II family nitrogen regulator has translation MKLITAIIKPFKLDEAREALSAIGVSGITVTEVKGFGRQKGHTELYRGAEYVVDFLPKVKIEAAVSDDIVDQAIEALERAARTGKIGDGKIFVTPIEQVVRIRTGETGADAL, from the coding sequence ATGAAACTCATTACCGCAATCATCAAGCCGTTCAAGCTCGATGAGGCGCGCGAAGCCTTGTCGGCCATCGGCGTCTCGGGCATCACGGTGACGGAAGTCAAAGGTTTCGGTCGCCAGAAGGGCCACACGGAACTGTATCGCGGCGCTGAATACGTCGTCGATTTCCTGCCGAAGGTGAAGATCGAGGCCGCGGTCTCGGACGACATCGTCGACCAGGCGATCGAGGCGCTCGAGCGCGCCGCACGTACCGGCAAGATTGGCGACGGCAAGATCTTCGTCACGCCGATCGAACAAGTGGTTCGGATCCGCACCGGGGAGACCGGCGCGGACGCTCTGTAA
- a CDS encoding accessory factor UbiK family protein: protein MKQPNDVFNDFQARMSDLFKNSPAKDVERNVKAMLSQGFSKLDLVTREEFDTQTQVLVRTRARLEELERRVAELEQKLPVTQTS, encoded by the coding sequence ATGAAACAACCGAACGATGTTTTTAACGACTTTCAGGCTCGTATGAGCGATCTGTTCAAGAACTCGCCGGCCAAGGATGTCGAACGCAACGTCAAAGCCATGCTGTCGCAGGGTTTCTCGAAGCTCGATCTGGTCACGCGTGAGGAATTCGATACCCAGACCCAGGTGCTGGTGCGCACGCGCGCTCGTCTGGAAGAGCTGGAGCGCCGCGTCGCCGAGCTCGAACAGAAGCTGCCGGTCACTCAAACGTCGTAA
- a CDS encoding YifB family Mg chelatase-like AAA ATPase produces MSLAVVRSRTPASGRAPEVTVEVHLANGLPSFSIVGLPDLEVRESRERVRAALQNCDFDFPVRRITVNLAPADLPKESGRFDLPIALGILAASGQIPAESLLHREFAGELSLTGALRPMRGAFAMACGTARSAVAQGGGTPQAAGIAGELATGETSAHSTPQLYLPAASAAEAALVPGVDVYGAADLPSLCAHLAGAPDARLYPVAAPELDESSAAVVPDMGDVIGQRGARRALEVAAAGGHHVLLVGPPGAGKSMLAARLPSLLPPMTDDEALASAALLSASRAGFSPSQWRRRPFRAPHHSSSAAALVGGRNPPQPGEITLAHLGVLFLDELPEFDRHVLETLREPLEAGRITISRAALQADFPASCQLIAAMNPCPCGWRGDPNGRCRCTPEIAARYLRKLSGPLLDRIDIQLEIPALTPAELSARSTAAGETSAAIAARVSSARERQLSRQGKTNRELGGREVDEVCRPDSAGEALLREAGERFGWSARAYYRVLKVARTIADLAGTPMPSAAQIGEAIQYRRAFGSL; encoded by the coding sequence ATGTCGCTTGCCGTGGTGCGCAGTCGCACGCCGGCCTCTGGCCGCGCGCCCGAAGTAACCGTCGAGGTCCACCTCGCGAACGGATTACCCTCTTTTTCGATCGTCGGCCTGCCTGATCTGGAAGTGCGCGAAAGCCGCGAGCGCGTGCGCGCGGCGCTACAGAACTGCGATTTCGACTTCCCCGTCCGACGCATCACCGTCAACCTCGCGCCCGCCGATTTGCCGAAGGAGTCCGGCCGCTTCGATCTGCCGATCGCGCTGGGCATTCTCGCGGCGAGCGGCCAGATTCCGGCTGAGTCGTTGCTGCATCGCGAATTCGCGGGCGAACTGTCGTTGACTGGTGCGCTCAGGCCGATGCGCGGCGCTTTCGCCATGGCGTGCGGAACGGCACGCAGCGCCGTGGCTCAAGGCGGCGGTACGCCGCAAGCCGCCGGGATTGCAGGCGAGCTTGCCACGGGCGAAACGTCCGCTCATTCCACGCCTCAGCTCTATCTGCCCGCCGCGAGCGCGGCGGAAGCGGCGCTCGTGCCCGGCGTCGATGTCTACGGCGCCGCCGATCTGCCTTCGCTGTGCGCTCATCTCGCGGGAGCGCCGGACGCGAGGCTCTATCCAGTCGCCGCGCCCGAGCTCGACGAAAGCTCAGCCGCCGTCGTACCCGATATGGGCGATGTCATCGGTCAACGCGGCGCACGCCGGGCGCTGGAAGTTGCCGCGGCCGGCGGCCATCACGTCCTGCTGGTCGGGCCGCCCGGCGCGGGCAAATCAATGCTCGCCGCCCGCCTCCCAAGCCTGCTGCCGCCCATGACCGACGACGAAGCGCTCGCCTCCGCCGCCTTGCTGTCGGCCAGCAGGGCCGGTTTCTCGCCATCGCAATGGCGTCGGCGGCCGTTTCGCGCCCCGCATCATTCGTCGAGCGCCGCGGCGCTGGTCGGCGGGCGCAACCCACCGCAGCCCGGTGAAATCACGCTGGCGCATTTGGGGGTGCTCTTTCTCGACGAACTCCCTGAATTTGATCGCCATGTTCTCGAAACGCTGCGCGAGCCGCTCGAAGCCGGCCGCATCACGATTTCACGCGCCGCGTTGCAGGCGGATTTCCCGGCATCCTGCCAGTTGATCGCCGCCATGAATCCGTGTCCGTGCGGCTGGCGCGGCGATCCCAACGGCCGCTGCCGCTGCACACCCGAGATCGCTGCGCGCTATTTGCGCAAGCTTTCCGGCCCGTTGCTCGACCGGATCGACATCCAGCTCGAGATTCCAGCGCTCACGCCAGCGGAACTGTCCGCCCGTTCGACGGCGGCCGGCGAGACGAGCGCTGCCATTGCGGCGCGCGTCAGCAGCGCCCGCGAGCGGCAATTGAGCCGTCAGGGCAAAACCAACCGTGAACTGGGAGGACGGGAAGTGGATGAGGTCTGCCGCCCCGACTCAGCGGGCGAGGCATTGCTGCGCGAAGCCGGAGAGCGCTTCGGCTGGTCGGCGCGTGCATACTACCGGGTTCTGAAGGTGGCGCGCACCATCGCCGACCTTGCCGGCACGCCCATGCCGAGCGCCGCGCAGATCGGCGAAGCGATCCAATATCGCCGGGCCTTTGGCTCCTTATGA
- a CDS encoding TlpA disulfide reductase family protein, with protein MSSTPSTAARRASPLRYMIIAAVAVAIAIAGYFAFAGQQRVPDATFTLLSGQKVSTADLKGKVYLVNFWATSCDTCMKEMPQMVQTYNRFKGQGLEFVAVAMNYDAPMYVANYTQTRQLPFKVAMDDGSAAKQFGNVQLTPTTFLIDKDGKILKRYVGEPQFAELDQLLEKALKAA; from the coding sequence ATGAGCTCCACACCGTCCACCGCCGCCCGGCGCGCGAGTCCGCTTCGCTACATGATCATTGCCGCCGTGGCCGTTGCAATCGCCATCGCCGGTTATTTCGCGTTTGCCGGCCAGCAGCGCGTGCCTGATGCGACCTTCACGTTACTGTCCGGCCAGAAAGTCTCCACCGCCGACCTGAAAGGCAAGGTCTACCTCGTCAACTTCTGGGCGACGAGCTGCGATACCTGCATGAAGGAAATGCCGCAGATGGTCCAGACCTACAACCGCTTCAAGGGTCAAGGTCTCGAATTCGTCGCCGTGGCCATGAACTACGACGCGCCGATGTACGTGGCCAACTACACGCAAACTCGCCAGTTGCCGTTCAAGGTGGCGATGGACGACGGCTCGGCCGCCAAGCAGTTCGGCAACGTGCAGCTCACGCCGACCACGTTCCTCATCGACAAGGACGGCAAGATTCTCAAGCGCTATGTCGGCGAACCGCAATTCGCGGAACTCGACCAGTTGCTGGAAAAGGCGCTCAAAGCGGCCTGA
- a CDS encoding sigma-54 dependent transcriptional regulator yields the protein MLNHGLQVLYIEDDELVRRASVQSLQLAGFDVIGHASVESAAKMISADFSGVIVSDIRLPGASGLDLLAQCHERAPDVPVILVTGHGDISMAVQAMRDGAYDFIEKPFASERLIETVRRALERRKLVLENLALRRELAEQNSVAPRIIGRSPAIEQVRRLIANVAPTDASVLINGDTGAGKELIARSLHELSPRRDKPFIAVNCGALPEPMFESEMFGYEPGAFTGAAKRRVGKLEHASGGTLFLDEIESMPLALQVKLLRVLQDGVLERLGSNQPIRVNCRVVAAAKGDMAEHIADGSFRRDLLYRLNVVTIALPPLGERREDIVPLFEHFLLDAAVRYQRPAPILTDRQRAGLMQRDWPGNVRELRNAADRFVLGIADDPVMSFGDDGVATQPLKERVEQFERAVIAEALAQTGGVVAVAADKLQLGKATLYEKIKRYGLAAKGEGER from the coding sequence ATGCTGAACCACGGCCTGCAAGTGCTGTATATCGAAGACGACGAACTGGTGCGGCGCGCCAGCGTGCAAAGTCTGCAACTGGCGGGCTTCGACGTGATCGGTCATGCCTCCGTGGAGTCCGCCGCGAAGATGATCAGCGCGGACTTCTCCGGCGTGATCGTCAGCGACATTCGCTTGCCGGGCGCAAGCGGCCTCGATCTGCTTGCGCAATGTCACGAGCGCGCGCCCGACGTGCCGGTGATTCTGGTGACGGGCCACGGCGATATTTCAATGGCCGTTCAGGCGATGCGTGATGGCGCGTACGACTTCATCGAAAAGCCCTTTGCGTCCGAACGTCTGATCGAAACGGTGCGGCGCGCATTGGAGCGTCGCAAGCTGGTGCTGGAGAACCTCGCACTGCGCCGTGAGTTGGCGGAACAGAATTCGGTGGCGCCGCGCATCATCGGCAGGAGTCCGGCCATCGAACAGGTGCGGCGGCTGATCGCCAATGTCGCGCCGACCGACGCCTCCGTGCTGATCAACGGCGACACCGGCGCGGGCAAGGAGTTGATCGCGCGCAGCCTGCATGAACTGTCGCCGCGGCGTGACAAGCCGTTTATCGCGGTGAACTGCGGCGCGCTGCCGGAGCCGATGTTCGAGTCGGAGATGTTCGGCTACGAGCCGGGCGCTTTCACCGGCGCTGCGAAACGCCGTGTCGGCAAGCTCGAACATGCATCTGGCGGCACGCTGTTTCTGGATGAAATCGAGAGCATGCCGCTCGCGCTGCAGGTCAAGTTGCTGCGCGTGCTGCAGGACGGCGTGCTGGAACGGCTCGGCTCGAATCAGCCGATTCGCGTGAATTGCCGCGTGGTCGCCGCCGCCAAGGGCGATATGGCCGAGCACATCGCGGACGGCTCGTTCCGGCGCGATCTGCTGTACCGGCTGAACGTGGTGACGATCGCGCTGCCGCCGTTGGGCGAGCGTCGCGAGGACATCGTGCCGCTCTTCGAGCACTTTCTGCTGGACGCGGCCGTGCGTTATCAGCGCCCCGCGCCGATCCTCACCGATCGTCAGCGCGCCGGTCTGATGCAGCGCGACTGGCCGGGCAACGTGCGGGAACTGCGCAATGCCGCCGACCGCTTCGTGCTCGGCATCGCGGACGATCCGGTCATGTCTTTCGGCGACGACGGTGTAGCCACGCAGCCCCTGAAGGAGCGCGTCGAACAATTCGAGCGGGCGGTGATCGCGGAGGCGTTGGCACAGACCGGCGGCGTGGTCGCGGTCGCGGCAGACAAGCTGCAGCTTGGCAAGGCGACGCTCTACGAGAAGATCAAACGGTATGGCCTCGCGGCCAAAGGGGAAGGGGAGCGGTGA
- a CDS encoding ATP-binding protein — protein sequence MKPVPARQTLTPSADEACADDASPYATINDPHRSDIANVTRRLLILFALVAGLVAACGLTYSIAWQSGIDHLRRNAAVRVDRTTSALKSTLERYESLPYLLAEHPIVQDVLVDPSPANVARANVYLEDLNRHARATVTYIIPLDGVCVAASNWRGPGTFVGAGYQFRPYFLDAVKGGVGRFFGIGTISQAPGYYISQPVRRDGKIVGVAVVKLDLEWFQGADASEPLVVTDDHGVVFLSSMPAWKYHTIRPLSGPVADSIYQARQYAQQPIAPLPVSIERTLEGNAQIVRIGGGRYAPRYLASRRGMGEPDWHLITMSPVDPVDADARKATIVTAFGYVSLVLLAFYWRMRRARVREVMRSRALLQKAYAELNRRVAERTADLSQANEQLQKEVAERTRAEQELRAAHDELIQASKLAALGQMAAGITHELNQPLAALRGFSDNTRVLLERGDQASARENLEAIAALTERMGKITNQLKLFVGRARPRSARAPILRALRNVVALLQKRLQGVEVEFALLDVESGTRTPLSLADDHPELIAHCDDLRLEQVLINLLGNALDATADVHPPRMSIEIEVAETNLSFAVSDNGPGIADDVLPRLFEPFFTTKEMGQGLGLGLAISSSIARDCGGSLVARNAPHGGALFVLTLRRARVQTSHTSDPLTTGS from the coding sequence ATGAAACCGGTGCCCGCGCGCCAAACCCTCACGCCGTCGGCCGACGAGGCTTGCGCCGACGACGCGTCGCCTTATGCCACAATAAACGATCCCCACCGATCGGATATTGCCAACGTGACGCGACGCCTGCTGATCCTCTTCGCGCTCGTCGCTGGGCTCGTGGCGGCGTGCGGGCTCACGTACAGCATCGCGTGGCAAAGCGGCATCGACCATTTGCGGCGCAACGCCGCGGTGCGAGTCGACCGTACGACCAGCGCGCTGAAGAGCACGCTCGAACGCTATGAATCGCTGCCTTATCTGCTGGCGGAACATCCCATCGTGCAAGACGTGCTGGTCGATCCCAGTCCGGCGAATGTCGCGCGCGCCAATGTTTATCTCGAAGACCTGAACCGCCACGCGCGCGCCACGGTCACCTACATCATTCCGCTCGACGGCGTTTGCGTCGCGGCGAGCAACTGGCGCGGGCCGGGCACCTTTGTCGGCGCGGGCTATCAGTTCCGGCCGTATTTTCTCGATGCGGTCAAAGGCGGCGTGGGCCGCTTCTTCGGCATCGGCACGATTTCTCAGGCGCCTGGCTACTACATCTCGCAGCCGGTGCGGCGCGACGGCAAGATCGTCGGCGTGGCGGTCGTCAAACTCGATCTCGAATGGTTTCAGGGCGCGGATGCGTCCGAGCCGCTCGTCGTGACCGACGATCACGGCGTGGTTTTTCTCTCGTCGATGCCGGCGTGGAAATACCACACGATCCGGCCGCTGTCGGGACCGGTCGCCGATTCGATCTACCAGGCGCGTCAATACGCGCAGCAGCCGATTGCGCCGCTGCCGGTGTCGATCGAGCGGACCCTCGAAGGCAACGCGCAGATCGTGCGTATCGGCGGCGGCCGCTATGCGCCGCGCTATCTTGCGTCGCGGCGCGGCATGGGCGAGCCGGACTGGCATCTGATCACCATGTCGCCCGTCGACCCGGTCGACGCCGACGCGCGCAAGGCGACCATCGTCACCGCCTTCGGCTACGTGTCGCTGGTGTTGCTCGCGTTCTACTGGAGAATGCGCCGGGCTCGCGTGCGCGAGGTGATGCGCAGCCGCGCGCTGCTGCAAAAGGCCTATGCGGAACTGAACCGGCGGGTCGCCGAGCGCACCGCGGATCTCTCGCAGGCGAACGAACAGTTGCAGAAGGAAGTGGCCGAACGCACGCGCGCCGAGCAGGAGTTGCGCGCCGCGCACGATGAACTGATCCAGGCGAGCAAGCTCGCCGCGCTCGGTCAGATGGCCGCCGGCATCACGCACGAATTGAATCAGCCGCTCGCCGCGTTGCGCGGTTTTTCGGACAACACGCGTGTGCTGCTCGAACGCGGCGACCAGGCGTCGGCGCGAGAAAATCTCGAAGCTATCGCCGCGCTCACCGAGCGCATGGGCAAGATCACCAATCAGTTGAAACTGTTTGTCGGACGCGCGCGGCCACGCAGTGCGCGCGCGCCGATCTTACGGGCGCTGCGCAACGTCGTCGCGCTGTTGCAAAAGCGCTTGCAGGGCGTCGAGGTCGAATTCGCTCTGCTCGATGTGGAGAGCGGCACGCGCACGCCGCTGAGTCTCGCCGACGATCACCCCGAACTGATCGCGCACTGCGACGATCTGCGGCTCGAACAGGTGCTGATCAATCTGCTCGGCAACGCGCTCGATGCGACCGCCGACGTGCACCCGCCGCGCATGTCGATCGAGATCGAAGTCGCCGAGACGAATCTGTCGTTCGCCGTGAGCGATAACGGTCCCGGCATTGCCGACGACGTCCTGCCGCGTCTGTTCGAGCCGTTCTTCACCACCAAGGAAATGGGCCAGGGACTCGGGCTTGGACTCGCGATATCGTCGTCGATCGCGCGCGATTGCGGCGGCTCGCTGGTGGCGCGCAACGCGCCGCACGGCGGCGCATTATTCGTGTTGACGCTGCGCCGCGCGCGCGTGCAGACGAGCCATACATCGGACCCGCTGACCACGGGCTCCTGA
- a CDS encoding dicarboxylate/amino acid:cation symporter: MKKPIHKVLYVQVIVAIIIGIALGHFYPNLAVDMKPLGDGFIKLIKMVIGPIIFCTVVTGIAGMEDMKKVGRVGGKALLYFEIVSTFALVLGLIATHVLKPGVGFNIDPATLDGKAVASYAAKAHGQTTVDFLMHIIPDTLSSAFAQGEILQILLIALLFGAVLATAGEKGKAVTNFIDGLSHILFGIVRIITKLAPIGAFGAMAFTIGKYGIGSLLPMLKLIGTFYLTSIVFVVVVLGIIARAVGFNILRFVAYIKEEMLIVLGTSSSEAALPQLMLKLEKLGCSRSVVGLVVPTGYSFNLDGTNIYMTMAVLFIAQATNTDLTWTQQLTLLAVTMLTSKGASGVTGAGFITLAATLAVVPTIPLSGMVLILGIDRFMSECRALTNIVGNGVATVVVSAWEKELDRSKLNAALRGDVAVKEPARV, translated from the coding sequence GTGAAGAAACCTATCCACAAAGTGCTGTACGTCCAGGTGATCGTGGCGATCATCATCGGCATCGCGCTCGGGCATTTCTACCCGAATCTCGCCGTCGACATGAAGCCGCTCGGCGACGGCTTCATCAAGCTGATCAAGATGGTGATCGGGCCGATCATCTTCTGTACGGTGGTGACGGGTATTGCCGGCATGGAAGACATGAAGAAGGTCGGGCGCGTCGGCGGCAAGGCGCTGCTGTACTTCGAAATCGTTTCGACCTTCGCGCTGGTGCTCGGCCTGATCGCCACGCACGTGCTGAAGCCGGGCGTCGGCTTCAACATCGATCCGGCCACGCTCGACGGCAAGGCGGTCGCGTCGTACGCCGCCAAGGCGCACGGCCAGACCACGGTCGACTTCCTGATGCACATCATTCCGGACACGCTCTCGTCGGCATTCGCGCAGGGTGAAATCCTGCAGATCCTGCTGATCGCGCTGCTGTTCGGCGCGGTGCTCGCGACGGCCGGCGAGAAGGGCAAGGCCGTGACGAACTTCATCGACGGGCTCTCGCATATCCTGTTCGGCATTGTGCGGATCATCACGAAGCTGGCGCCGATCGGCGCGTTCGGCGCGATGGCCTTCACGATCGGCAAGTACGGTATCGGCTCGCTGTTGCCGATGCTGAAACTGATCGGCACGTTCTATCTGACCTCGATCGTGTTCGTGGTGGTGGTGCTCGGCATCATCGCGCGCGCGGTGGGCTTCAACATCCTGCGCTTCGTTGCGTACATCAAGGAAGAGATGCTGATCGTGCTCGGCACGAGTTCTTCCGAAGCGGCGCTGCCGCAACTCATGCTGAAGCTAGAAAAGCTCGGCTGCTCGCGTTCGGTGGTGGGCCTCGTGGTGCCGACCGGCTATTCGTTCAACCTCGACGGCACCAACATCTACATGACGATGGCCGTGCTGTTCATCGCGCAGGCCACCAACACCGACCTCACGTGGACGCAGCAGCTCACGCTGCTGGCGGTGACGATGCTGACCTCGAAGGGCGCGAGCGGTGTGACCGGCGCGGGCTTCATCACGCTGGCCGCGACGCTGGCCGTGGTGCCGACCATTCCGCTGTCGGGCATGGTGCTGATTCTCGGTATCGACCGCTTCATGAGCGAATGCCGCGCGCTGACGAACATCGTCGGCAACGGTGTGGCGACGGTGGTGGTGTCGGCATGGGAAAAGGAACTGGACCGCAGCAAGCTGAACGCCGCCTTGCGTGGCGACGTGGCGGTCAAAGAGCCAGCCCGCGTTTAA